A portion of the Bacteroidia bacterium genome contains these proteins:
- a CDS encoding SUMF1/EgtB/PvdO family nonheme iron enzyme — MKKLLLILPVAVLTLASCGDKGRGNLIGVQDRQEWYQEDPYGMLFIPMGSYQMGPSDQDAPYALTAQSKTVSVQAFYMDITEITNNEYRQFVYWVRDSMAHRLIGEDHILEEGEYGERINWEEKIEWDDEQTMETLEELYLPEHERFYRRREIDTRKLNFEYYWIDLREAARKANREQGMKDRSVFIKKDIINVYPDTLSWIHDFTYSFNEPMTNMYFWHPAYDEYPVVGVTWKQARAFCIWRTQLLNSYLQANGESFVQDFRLPTESEWEYAARGGLDLAPYPWGGPYIRNSRGCFLGNYKPLRGNYVDDGGFHTVTSTSYAPNEFGLYCMAGNAAEWTSNAFDESAYNFTHDLNPDYLYDAKDSDPPALKRKVIRGGSWKDIGYYMQTSSRTYEYQDTAKCYVGFRCVMSFLGRDKKDF; from the coding sequence ATGAAAAAACTCCTTTTGATTCTCCCAGTAGCAGTATTAACTCTTGCAAGTTGTGGAGATAAGGGTCGCGGTAATCTTATCGGAGTTCAAGATCGACAAGAATGGTACCAAGAAGATCCATATGGAATGTTATTTATTCCTATGGGCTCTTATCAAATGGGGCCAAGCGACCAAGATGCACCCTATGCACTTACAGCTCAATCAAAAACTGTTTCCGTTCAAGCCTTTTACATGGATATAACGGAAATTACCAATAATGAATATCGCCAGTTCGTATATTGGGTTAGGGATTCAATGGCTCATCGATTAATTGGTGAAGACCACATTTTAGAAGAAGGTGAATATGGCGAACGTATAAACTGGGAAGAGAAGATTGAATGGGATGACGAGCAAACAATGGAAACATTGGAAGAACTATATCTTCCAGAACATGAAAGATTTTACCGCCGTCGTGAAATTGATACTAGAAAATTAAATTTTGAATACTACTGGATTGATCTAAGAGAAGCTGCTCGTAAGGCAAACAGAGAGCAAGGAATGAAAGATCGTTCAGTATTTATTAAAAAGGATATTATTAACGTTTATCCTGATACCCTTTCATGGATACACGACTTTACCTATTCATTTAATGAGCCAATGACCAATATGTATTTTTGGCATCCGGCATATGACGAATATCCAGTTGTTGGAGTTACTTGGAAACAAGCAAGAGCCTTCTGTATTTGGAGGACACAATTGCTAAACAGTTATCTTCAAGCTAATGGAGAATCTTTCGTTCAAGACTTTAGATTACCTACTGAATCTGAATGGGAATATGCAGCTCGTGGTGGTCTGGATTTAGCTCCATATCCATGGGGAGGTCCTTACATTAGAAATAGCAGAGGTTGCTTCCTTGGTAACTATAAACCCCTCAGAGGTAACTACGTAGATGATGGAGGTTTTCATACTGTAACTTCCACATCCTATGCCCCAAATGAGTTTGGATTGTATTGCATGGCTGGTAATGCTGCAGAATGGACAAGTAATGCATTTGATGAATCAGCTTATAATTTTACACATGATTTGAATCCTGATTATCTTTATGATGCCAAGGATTCAGATCCTCCAGCATTGAAACGTAAAGTAATTCGTGGTGGATCCTGGAAAGATATAGGCTACTACATGCAAACTAGTTCCAGAACTTACGAATACCAAGATACTGCAAAATGCTATGTTGGATTCCGCTGTGTAATGAGTTTCTTAGGAAGAGATAAAAAAGATTTTTAA
- a CDS encoding type IX secretion system membrane protein PorP/SprF yields MKKVFTTLFLAVSLTTIAQQDPQFSQNMWNRLQPNPGFAGANGGICATLLGRMQWVGFDGAPKTYLLNVDGYIAAIRGGVGLSVMSDNIGVQKGIAAKLSYAYKLNLGTGSLGIGADVGILMSSLDGSKLVPAQGNDNSIPTGNSSSVVPDFGLGLYYQIPEKLYFGVSTTHLVPGTLKYSNVNYKVARHYYLMAGYTYNMTQKFDLIPSIFIKTDGKATQFDINLNVMYNKLIWLGASYRLQDAAVAMAGVQWKNFRLGYSYDFNTSKLNAYNSGTHELMLGYCFKLEKPAITSKYKNTRYL; encoded by the coding sequence ATGAAAAAAGTTTTTACAACATTATTTTTAGCCGTAAGTCTAACAACAATAGCCCAACAAGATCCGCAATTCAGCCAAAACATGTGGAATCGCTTGCAACCTAATCCAGGATTTGCAGGAGCAAATGGTGGAATTTGCGCCACTTTATTGGGCAGAATGCAATGGGTTGGATTTGATGGAGCCCCTAAAACATATCTCTTAAATGTAGATGGATATATTGCAGCCATTCGCGGTGGAGTTGGTTTGTCCGTTATGTCTGACAATATTGGTGTTCAAAAAGGAATTGCAGCTAAATTATCTTATGCCTATAAACTTAATTTAGGTACAGGTTCTTTAGGCATTGGCGCAGATGTAGGAATTCTAATGAGCTCTTTAGATGGAAGTAAACTTGTTCCTGCTCAAGGAAATGATAATTCCATTCCAACAGGCAATAGTAGTTCAGTAGTTCCTGATTTTGGCTTAGGATTATACTATCAAATTCCTGAAAAACTTTATTTTGGAGTTTCAACAACTCACTTGGTTCCCGGAACACTTAAGTATAGCAATGTAAATTATAAAGTTGCAAGACATTATTACTTAATGGCGGGTTATACCTACAACATGACCCAAAAATTTGACTTAATCCCATCTATTTTCATTAAAACAGACGGTAAAGCAACTCAGTTTGACATAAACTTAAACGTCATGTACAATAAATTGATTTGGCTTGGAGCATCCTATAGACTTCAAGATGCAGCAGTTGCGATGGCCGGAGTTCAATGGAAGAATTTTAGACTAGGCTACTCATACGACTTCAATACTTCTAAATTAAATGCATATAATAGTGGAACCCACGAATTAATGCTTGGATATTGCTTTAAACTAGAAAAGCCTGCAATTACTTCCAAATACAAAAACACTCGTTACTTATAG